Proteins encoded in a region of the Candidatus Nitrospira nitrificans genome:
- the topA gene encoding type I DNA topoisomerase — protein sequence MGKSLIIVESPTKARTITKYLGRGYTVMASVGHIKDLPTSKLGVDLENDFEPQYVTIKGKSKVLAEIKKKAEEADKVFLAPDPDREGEAIAWHLEQELLGKSKKKKKDGKIFRVLFNEITESAIKRALQSPGEIDMKLVNAQQARRVLDRIVGYQGSQLLWNKVRRGLSMGRVQSVAMRLICEREAEREAFRTEEYWSITALLRGANPPPFEAKLHSINGEEASIENAEQAGRIVGEIQGKAFVVESIERREKKRNPVAPFITSRLQQEAARKLHFSPKKTMTLAQQLYEGIEIGAEGATGLITYMRTDSPRISNEATADARDVIQSRFGAQYLPATPNVYKTSKAAQEAHEAIRPTSAGRDPESIRQYLDHDQYNLYKLIWNRFIASQMVPAILDVTRIDSAPVSTKETYKFRSTGTVVKFPGHTIVYMEGVDKEAPSQRPKADQEADDEERQLPALSEGERLRLVEQDGQTVAGLLSKQHFTQPPPRYNEALLIKELEEKGIGRPSTYAAIISTIQDRKYVEKTEGRLVPTETGKTVNDFLMKGFPELINVDFTSQLEEQLDEVEEGNKQWVEAVRDFYTPFTREMERAKTIPGPKDIVEPPTNVPCEKCGRMLEIKWGRNGKFLACPAYKDDPPCKNTQNFEKLPDGTIKIVPKEEITTDQVCDKCGSPMVVKTGRFGKFIACSAYPQCKTTKPLALGVKCPQPDCGGDLVQKRTKKGRSFFACSNYPKCEYALWDRPVPKACPTCQAPFLVEKVSKQDGRSVQCRNQDCGYREAG from the coding sequence ATGGGAAAATCCTTGATCATTGTTGAGTCGCCGACGAAGGCGAGGACGATTACGAAATATTTGGGACGCGGCTATACCGTCATGGCATCGGTGGGCCATATCAAGGATCTTCCGACCAGCAAGTTGGGCGTGGATCTCGAGAATGATTTCGAACCGCAGTATGTCACCATCAAAGGCAAGTCGAAGGTGTTGGCCGAGATCAAGAAGAAGGCGGAGGAGGCCGACAAGGTGTTTCTGGCGCCGGACCCCGATCGAGAAGGGGAGGCGATCGCCTGGCATCTTGAACAAGAGCTGCTCGGAAAATCGAAGAAGAAAAAGAAAGACGGAAAGATCTTCCGGGTTCTCTTCAACGAAATCACGGAATCGGCCATCAAGCGCGCGCTGCAGTCGCCGGGCGAGATCGATATGAAGTTGGTGAACGCCCAGCAGGCCCGCCGCGTGCTGGATCGCATCGTGGGGTATCAAGGCAGCCAGTTGCTCTGGAATAAGGTCCGGCGCGGGCTCAGCATGGGGCGGGTGCAGTCGGTCGCCATGCGGCTGATTTGCGAGCGGGAAGCGGAGCGGGAGGCTTTCCGAACCGAAGAATATTGGTCGATCACCGCGCTGCTGAGGGGAGCTAATCCGCCGCCGTTCGAGGCGAAACTTCACAGCATCAACGGCGAAGAGGCTTCGATTGAAAATGCCGAGCAAGCCGGCCGCATCGTCGGCGAGATCCAAGGCAAGGCCTTCGTCGTCGAATCCATTGAGCGTCGGGAAAAGAAACGGAATCCCGTTGCGCCGTTCATTACCAGCCGTTTACAGCAGGAAGCAGCGCGGAAGCTGCATTTCTCGCCGAAAAAAACCATGACACTCGCGCAGCAACTCTACGAGGGGATCGAAATCGGGGCGGAAGGCGCGACAGGGCTCATTACCTATATGAGAACCGACTCGCCTCGTATTTCCAACGAAGCCACGGCCGACGCGCGCGACGTGATTCAGTCGCGATTCGGAGCGCAATACCTCCCGGCGACCCCGAATGTGTACAAGACATCGAAAGCCGCCCAGGAAGCTCACGAAGCGATCAGGCCGACGTCGGCGGGACGCGACCCCGAATCGATCCGCCAGTACTTGGACCATGACCAATACAATCTCTACAAGTTGATCTGGAATCGGTTCATTGCCTCGCAGATGGTGCCGGCGATCTTGGATGTCACTCGTATCGATTCGGCGCCGGTCAGCACCAAGGAGACGTACAAGTTCCGTTCTACCGGAACGGTCGTGAAGTTTCCCGGCCATACGATCGTCTATATGGAGGGCGTCGATAAAGAAGCGCCGTCGCAGAGACCGAAGGCCGATCAAGAGGCGGACGACGAGGAGCGCCAGCTCCCGGCGTTGTCGGAAGGGGAGCGGTTGCGTTTGGTTGAACAGGACGGCCAGACGGTAGCGGGCCTGCTGTCGAAACAACACTTCACGCAACCGCCGCCACGGTATAACGAAGCGCTGTTGATCAAGGAGTTGGAGGAAAAAGGCATCGGGCGTCCGTCAACCTACGCCGCCATTATTTCCACGATTCAGGACCGCAAGTATGTGGAAAAGACTGAAGGGCGGTTGGTGCCGACGGAAACGGGGAAAACCGTCAACGACTTCTTGATGAAGGGGTTCCCCGAACTCATCAATGTGGATTTCACCTCCCAACTCGAAGAACAGCTGGATGAGGTGGAAGAGGGGAACAAACAGTGGGTGGAGGCGGTGCGCGATTTTTACACGCCGTTTACCAGGGAGATGGAACGGGCGAAGACGATTCCTGGCCCGAAAGACATCGTCGAGCCACCGACCAACGTTCCGTGCGAGAAGTGCGGTCGGATGTTGGAAATCAAGTGGGGCCGGAATGGGAAGTTTCTCGCCTGCCCGGCATATAAGGATGACCCGCCCTGCAAGAACACACAGAACTTTGAAAAGCTGCCGGACGGCACGATCAAGATCGTGCCCAAAGAGGAAATCACCACCGATCAGGTATGTGACAAGTGCGGCAGTCCGATGGTGGTGAAGACCGGACGTTTCGGGAAGTTCATTGCGTGCTCCGCCTATCCCCAGTGCAAGACGACCAAGCCTCTGGCCTTGGGTGTGAAGTGCCCTCAGCCCGACTGTGGCGGCGATCTCGTGCAGAAACGGACCAAGAAGGGACGATCCTTCTTTGCCTGTAGCAACTATCCCAAGTGTGAGTACGCTCTCTGGGATCGTCCCGTGCCGAAAGCCTGTCCGACGTGCCAGGCTCCGTTCCTGGTGGAAAAGGTCAGCAAGCAGGATGGCCGGAGCGTCCAATGCCGCAACCAAGACTGCGGCTACCGCGAAGCGGGGTAA
- a CDS encoding acyloxyacyl hydrolase has translation MGIVIGGMLPVRVMEGQSSKLNGVAVHPSWQIRLTDPIGDGWWRGSVALGVEAAFLGITEPTSAYGIGVTPKLMYTFTSFGALRPYVEGGGGPLWTNFDGRIPEQGSDFNFLVWGSAGASYDLTVRWALNAGIRFSHISNADTDSPNRGINYLLPFIGVSAKLF, from the coding sequence ATGGGAATAGTGATCGGAGGAATGCTGCCGGTGCGGGTGATGGAGGGGCAGTCATCCAAGTTGAACGGGGTGGCAGTGCATCCCTCATGGCAGATCAGGCTGACTGACCCGATAGGTGACGGGTGGTGGCGTGGCTCGGTTGCGCTGGGAGTTGAAGCGGCGTTTTTAGGGATCACAGAACCGACTAGTGCCTATGGGATTGGTGTCACGCCAAAACTGATGTATACGTTCACCTCGTTCGGAGCTCTTAGACCCTATGTCGAAGGCGGTGGGGGTCCGCTCTGGACAAATTTCGACGGCCGCATTCCCGAACAAGGATCGGATTTCAATTTTCTGGTCTGGGGTAGCGCCGGCGCGAGCTATGATTTGACGGTACGGTGGGCGCTGAACGCCGGAATCCGGTTCAGCCACATCTCCAACGCAGATACTGATAGTCCGAATCGTGGGATCAATTACCTGCTGCCGTTTATCGGAGTCTCGGCGAAACTCTTTTAA
- a CDS encoding tetratricopeptide repeat protein produces the protein MTSFGRVAGPAIVLIGVSFVAACGESFSAAHCEANAAGNPQALQSLNALISKNPESTPALLARARCFYFLGNYAQAVQDASEVLRREPKQAEAHLFRGKSLKMLGRIPQALQDYSAAIALHPTADAYYGRGLTYLREFRGAKHRDALNDFTEAIKLDADHVGAHLYRAQVYSHFDQFQQALEDSKIVLKLAPDTPNAYCNLGLAHYALGHDQEGRQFLNACYQKDSDPRTQGYYETEVNKVMYARQPRRGGGGYDSGGGAKTPYDQEMERQQWVIDSLRNSGFESRAEACRMDSSKC, from the coding sequence ATGACGAGTTTCGGTCGAGTTGCAGGCCCGGCCATCGTATTGATTGGGGTGAGTTTCGTCGCGGCCTGCGGCGAATCCTTCAGCGCCGCCCATTGCGAAGCCAATGCCGCCGGGAATCCGCAAGCGCTTCAGTCCCTCAACGCCCTGATCAGCAAGAACCCGGAGAGCACTCCGGCCCTCCTCGCCCGAGCTCGCTGTTTCTACTTCCTTGGGAACTATGCCCAGGCCGTGCAGGATGCGAGCGAAGTCCTTCGACGCGAACCGAAACAGGCCGAGGCACATCTCTTCCGCGGCAAGTCCCTGAAGATGCTCGGCCGAATTCCGCAGGCTCTTCAAGACTACAGTGCCGCGATCGCCCTCCATCCCACCGCCGATGCCTATTATGGAAGAGGACTCACCTATCTGCGGGAGTTCCGAGGCGCGAAACACCGCGACGCGCTGAACGATTTCACCGAGGCCATCAAGCTCGATGCCGACCATGTCGGCGCCCATCTCTATCGCGCTCAAGTCTATAGCCACTTCGATCAATTCCAACAGGCGCTGGAGGATTCAAAAATCGTCCTGAAACTCGCCCCCGACACGCCAAACGCCTACTGCAACCTCGGTTTGGCACACTATGCTCTCGGCCACGACCAGGAGGGACGGCAGTTTTTAAATGCCTGTTACCAGAAAGATTCCGATCCCCGGACGCAGGGATACTATGAAACGGAAGTGAACAAAGTCATGTATGCCAGGCAGCCGCGAAGGGGCGGCGGCGGGTACGATTCGGGCGGTGGCGCGAAAACGCCTTACGATCAGGAGATGGAACGGCAGCAATGGGTGATCGACAGTCTCAGGAATTCGGGATTCGAAAGCCGCGCCGAAGCCTGCCGAATGGACAGTTCGAAGTGCTGA
- a CDS encoding MFS transporter, with protein sequence MRHPPATAVPRPAAVLFILVTVLLDMLSFGIIIPVLPKLVEEFFSGDTAQAAVLYGLMGTAWAFMQFFCSPIQGALSDRFGRRPVVLLSNFGLGLDYIVMALAPNVAWLVAGRVISGMASSSFSTAGAYIADVTPPEQRAAAFGKIGMVFGLGFIFGPALGGWLGAIDPRLPFWGAAALSLLNACYGFFVLPESLPPDKRMPFAWARANPVGSLVLLRSHRELFGLATVAFFGYLAHAVLPSVSVLYMGYRYGWGPAGVGLMMAGVGVAAMIVQGGLIRPITAGIGERSTLLIGLLCGAVGFFVYGLAPEGWIFCLGIPVMAFWGLAGPANQSLMTRRVNSAEQGQLQGAIASINGVTGLIGPTLFTQTFAFSIRSDSALSTSGEFPGAPFILASFMLLSAAAMAWRTTKTGGS encoded by the coding sequence ATACGTCATCCACCCGCCACGGCCGTGCCGCGCCCGGCCGCGGTGCTCTTCATTCTCGTCACCGTCCTGCTCGACATGTTGTCGTTCGGCATCATCATTCCGGTGCTGCCGAAACTCGTCGAGGAATTTTTCTCCGGCGATACGGCACAGGCGGCCGTGCTCTACGGGCTGATGGGGACCGCTTGGGCCTTCATGCAGTTCTTCTGCTCGCCGATCCAGGGTGCCCTGTCCGACCGATTCGGCCGTCGGCCGGTCGTGCTGCTGTCCAACTTCGGATTGGGCTTGGACTACATCGTGATGGCGCTTGCTCCGAACGTCGCCTGGCTCGTGGCGGGCCGCGTCATCTCCGGAATGGCCTCCTCCAGTTTCAGCACCGCCGGCGCCTACATCGCCGACGTGACGCCGCCGGAACAGCGCGCGGCGGCATTCGGCAAGATCGGCATGGTCTTCGGGCTCGGCTTCATCTTCGGTCCCGCCTTGGGCGGCTGGCTCGGCGCGATCGATCCCAGACTGCCGTTCTGGGGGGCGGCGGCGCTCAGTCTCCTGAATGCCTGTTACGGATTCTTCGTGCTCCCCGAATCCCTGCCGCCCGACAAACGGATGCCCTTTGCCTGGGCGCGGGCCAATCCGGTCGGCTCGCTCGTGCTCTTGCGCTCGCATCGTGAGCTCTTCGGCCTTGCGACTGTCGCGTTCTTCGGCTACCTCGCCCATGCGGTGCTGCCGAGCGTCTCGGTCCTGTACATGGGCTATCGCTATGGATGGGGACCGGCCGGCGTCGGGCTGATGATGGCGGGCGTCGGCGTGGCGGCGATGATTGTCCAGGGCGGACTGATCCGCCCGATCACTGCCGGGATCGGCGAACGTAGCACGTTACTGATTGGGTTGCTTTGTGGGGCAGTCGGTTTTTTCGTCTATGGCCTCGCGCCGGAGGGCTGGATCTTCTGCCTCGGCATACCCGTGATGGCCTTCTGGGGACTCGCCGGTCCCGCGAACCAATCGCTCATGACACGTCGGGTCAACAGCGCGGAGCAGGGCCAGCTGCAGGGTGCCATCGCCAGCATCAACGGTGTCACCGGCTTGATCGGGCCGACTCTCTTTACGCAGACCTTTGCCTTCTCCATTCGGTCCGACTCCGCGCTCAGCACTTCCGGGGAATTCCCCGGCGCGCCGTTTATTCTGGCCTCGTTCATGCTTCTCAGCGCTGCTGCAATGGCATGGCGAACAACGAAAACGGGAGGATCATAG
- a CDS encoding peroxidase family protein produces MRVQTIGFIVLGLAGLLSCSAEQTAETNIPPGTPPSGPAVSGNVFSRMFPELPPFAPPTDAAREQANQLGARGGLLDARDGQANAINPDNPNMTAGVTFFGQFVGHDVVRLQKESLLEQTDARQTTNFRTAALDLDSLYGEGPDRSPDLYETTSGDIKFRVEVIPGSEQVSRKGAVRFDLPRDPNKRAIIADSRNDENVIISQFHLAMLKFHNAVVDRLRADPAHAGRSGRERFNEARRLVTWHYQRIILHEFLPLTIGQDRVDEIVRNGPRFYRVDDPTQDSLFRNSKGDPLIPVEFAAAAYRHGHSQVRPSYRINFGPDGGPSVALSIFNASADPNDPDPNDLRGGKRAPRRFVDWQNFFTFDTNNVLRNKRIDTKLSSRLMQLPGPSAPGMPSDGIQSLAARNLMRHVSFGIPSGQAIARVMGVPVLTAEQLSELAPFNMDRNTPLWYYILKEAEVLENGLRLGPVGGRIVGEVLIGLLKADKDPCPVVEKNCKPTLPSANPGDFEITDLLNVAGVVPPLN; encoded by the coding sequence ATGCGCGTTCAAACAATAGGCTTTATTGTGCTCGGTCTTGCCGGCCTATTATCTTGCAGCGCGGAACAAACAGCGGAGACAAACATCCCGCCCGGGACCCCACCCAGCGGCCCTGCCGTTTCCGGGAATGTCTTCAGCCGCATGTTTCCAGAGTTGCCGCCTTTTGCGCCTCCGACCGATGCAGCCCGGGAACAGGCGAACCAGCTCGGCGCGAGAGGAGGCCTCCTCGATGCACGGGACGGTCAGGCCAACGCGATCAATCCAGATAATCCAAATATGACGGCGGGAGTCACGTTCTTCGGTCAGTTTGTAGGTCACGATGTTGTACGTCTCCAAAAGGAGTCACTCCTCGAGCAAACCGATGCCCGGCAGACGACGAATTTTCGCACCGCCGCGTTGGACCTCGATAGTCTGTATGGTGAGGGTCCTGACAGATCGCCTGACCTGTACGAGACCACCTCGGGAGACATCAAATTCCGTGTCGAAGTCATTCCAGGATCCGAGCAAGTCTCCAGAAAAGGCGCGGTGCGATTCGACCTCCCGCGCGATCCCAACAAGAGGGCCATCATCGCAGACAGCCGCAACGACGAGAATGTCATCATCAGTCAGTTCCACTTGGCCATGCTGAAGTTTCACAACGCCGTGGTCGATCGATTGCGCGCCGATCCCGCCCACGCCGGTCGTTCGGGCAGGGAGCGTTTCAACGAGGCGCGCCGTCTGGTGACATGGCACTACCAACGAATCATTCTTCACGAATTTTTGCCGCTGACGATCGGGCAGGATCGGGTGGATGAGATCGTGCGGAACGGCCCGCGTTTTTACAGGGTCGACGACCCGACTCAAGATTCCCTGTTCCGCAATTCGAAAGGCGATCCGCTGATCCCCGTGGAGTTTGCGGCGGCTGCATACCGGCACGGCCATTCACAAGTTCGTCCGAGTTATCGGATAAATTTTGGACCGGATGGCGGGCCGTCGGTCGCTCTATCGATCTTCAACGCTTCAGCCGATCCCAACGATCCCGATCCCAACGACTTGCGCGGCGGCAAACGCGCGCCACGTCGGTTCGTCGACTGGCAGAATTTCTTCACATTCGACACTAACAACGTCCTCCGTAACAAGCGCATCGACACGAAACTGTCGAGCCGGCTCATGCAGCTCCCTGGGCCATCGGCGCCCGGGATGCCCTCGGACGGAATTCAGTCGCTGGCCGCGCGCAATCTCATGCGGCATGTCAGCTTCGGGATTCCGTCAGGGCAAGCGATTGCCCGAGTGATGGGCGTTCCGGTGCTGACGGCTGAACAACTTTCCGAACTGGCACCGTTCAACATGGACCGAAACACCCCGCTCTGGTACTACATCCTGAAGGAGGCCGAAGTACTCGAGAACGGCTTGCGCCTGGGGCCGGTTGGAGGTCGGATCGTCGGAGAGGTGTTGATCGGCTTATTGAAGGCCGATAAGGACCCCTGCCCGGTCGTCGAGAAGAACTGCAAACCGACCTTGCCGTCGGCTAACCCTGGAGACTTCGAGATCACCGATTTGCTGAACGTTGCCGGTGTCGTTCCTCCACTGAATTAG
- a CDS encoding dicarboxylate/amino acid:cation symporter: MDDRSSEETISTPSETGLIVRWQSMPLYGRIVIALVLGVMVGLLLGGQAAMLAVPGKLVLRLLGALAPALILAAIVHTFMTTQLGGPLAARLPRLLLLNTVVAITVGLTVANVIQPGQGAGLTPPSPRDETATSANPLALFLENVPKSLLGPLSDDGKVIGVIFVAVAFGMALRKERERPLGTIGQLVELFLESLIKILHWIIAVVPLAVFGIVASIVGTEGFAPFKALGIFVLSVLLALAIQAGYYMVRIRFGSWVRPGELLRGGRDALVMAFSTASSTATMPVTYASLKDRVGLRERSASMGALVGANFNNDGTALYEAMAALFIAQMIGMDLSFQQQLMVVLTSIIASVGAAGIPEAGLVTMTMVFTAVGLPVQYIPVLLTVDWFLDRCRTAINVMGDMNVSCLLDGKQRG, encoded by the coding sequence GTGGACGACCGCTCCTCGGAAGAAACAATAAGTACTCCGTCGGAGACCGGCCTGATCGTGCGATGGCAGAGCATGCCGCTTTATGGGCGCATTGTGATTGCCCTGGTGCTCGGCGTCATGGTGGGGTTGCTGCTGGGCGGCCAGGCGGCTATGTTGGCGGTGCCGGGCAAGCTCGTGTTGCGCCTTCTCGGGGCCCTCGCGCCGGCGTTGATCCTTGCGGCGATCGTGCACACGTTCATGACGACGCAGCTCGGCGGGCCGCTTGCGGCACGACTGCCGCGGCTGTTGTTGCTGAACACGGTGGTCGCGATCACAGTCGGTTTGACGGTCGCCAATGTGATTCAGCCGGGACAAGGGGCGGGACTCACGCCCCCGTCTCCGCGCGACGAAACGGCAACATCCGCCAATCCGCTCGCCCTCTTTCTTGAAAATGTGCCGAAGAGTTTGCTGGGACCGCTGAGTGATGATGGAAAGGTCATCGGAGTCATCTTCGTGGCCGTGGCCTTTGGGATGGCCCTCCGCAAGGAACGAGAACGGCCGCTAGGAACAATAGGACAGCTCGTCGAGCTCTTCCTGGAGTCGCTCATCAAGATTTTGCACTGGATCATTGCGGTCGTGCCGTTGGCGGTCTTCGGCATTGTCGCGAGCATCGTGGGGACGGAGGGCTTCGCTCCGTTCAAGGCGCTTGGAATTTTCGTGCTGAGCGTGCTGCTCGCGCTCGCGATCCAGGCGGGGTATTACATGGTCCGCATTCGATTCGGTTCGTGGGTGCGTCCTGGTGAGTTGCTCCGCGGCGGCCGCGATGCGCTGGTGATGGCGTTCTCTACGGCCAGCTCAACGGCCACGATGCCGGTGACCTACGCCTCGCTCAAGGATCGCGTGGGCCTGCGTGAGCGGTCCGCGAGCATGGGGGCGCTGGTTGGGGCGAATTTTAACAACGACGGCACGGCCTTGTACGAGGCGATGGCGGCACTCTTCATCGCGCAGATGATCGGGATGGATCTGAGTTTCCAGCAGCAACTGATGGTCGTGCTGACGAGCATCATCGCCTCCGTCGGCGCCGCCGGCATTCCCGAAGCGGGCTTGGTGACGATGACCATGGTCTTTACGGCCGTTGGGCTCCCCGTGCAGTACATTCCTGTCTTGCTGACGGTGGACTGGTTCCTCGATCGCTGTCGCACCGCGATCAATGTTATGGGAGATATGAACGTGAGTTGCCTGTTGGATGGGAAGCAGAGGGGCTGA
- a CDS encoding DUF1269 domain-containing protein encodes MSELVCIAFKDSSTADRVLNELRAMEKNYVLDLEDAVIVVRDMDGKVHLKQCVDVFGGATTHGVSLGVLWGGLMGLLFMNPLAGLIGSLAGGAGAGAVTTAASEFGLLSDYGIPDNFIKQLGSTIKQGTSAIFLLIRSVDQDKLLAGFPPHEGTILQTSLSKEQEAKLRTALAHEHKQKTATT; translated from the coding sequence ATGAGCGAACTGGTCTGTATTGCCTTTAAGGATTCCAGCACGGCCGATCGAGTGCTGAACGAGCTGCGGGCTATGGAAAAGAACTATGTGCTCGATTTGGAGGATGCGGTCATCGTCGTGCGCGACATGGACGGCAAGGTCCACCTCAAACAGTGCGTCGACGTCTTCGGCGGGGCGACGACTCATGGGGTGTCGCTCGGCGTGTTGTGGGGAGGACTGATGGGCTTGCTCTTTATGAACCCCCTGGCCGGCCTGATCGGCAGCCTCGCCGGCGGGGCGGGGGCCGGAGCCGTGACCACCGCGGCCAGTGAGTTTGGGTTATTGAGCGACTATGGGATTCCGGATAATTTCATCAAGCAATTGGGAAGTACGATCAAGCAAGGCACCTCCGCAATCTTCTTGCTGATCCGGAGCGTCGATCAAGACAAGTTACTCGCCGGCTTCCCGCCGCACGAGGGAACGATTCTCCAGACGTCCCTGAGTAAAGAGCAGGAAGCGAAGCTGCGAACCGCCCTCGCGCACGAACACAAACAAAAGACAGCCACAACATAG
- the ccmA gene encoding cytochrome c biogenesis heme-transporting ATPase CcmA encodes MLQAVGLSCRRGERRLFSDLTVKVEPGTLLAVVGENGSGKTSLLRIFSSLLPPEDGSVLWDGQDIHQLKELYAGQLTYLGHLNGIKDDLTPLENLMSAASLAGEPCSNNGAKEALEAIGLKRPIHQLPSKVLSQGQKRRVTLARLWLSTRPLWLLDEPFTSLDAASTNVVTQRLLAHVQRGGLAVVVTHQEVALPAERLQRLRLAG; translated from the coding sequence ATGTTGCAAGCTGTCGGACTCAGTTGCCGTCGAGGCGAGCGTCGGCTGTTTTCGGACCTCACGGTAAAGGTTGAGCCGGGAACTCTGTTGGCCGTGGTGGGTGAGAACGGCAGCGGGAAAACCAGCTTGCTCCGGATTTTCTCCAGCTTGTTGCCGCCGGAAGACGGTTCGGTACTCTGGGATGGTCAGGATATCCATCAACTCAAGGAACTCTATGCCGGGCAGCTGACGTATCTCGGGCATCTGAACGGGATCAAGGATGACCTGACCCCCTTGGAAAACCTGATGAGCGCCGCGTCTCTGGCCGGGGAACCTTGTTCCAACAACGGGGCGAAGGAAGCCTTGGAAGCGATCGGACTGAAGCGTCCCATTCATCAGTTGCCGTCCAAGGTGCTCTCGCAAGGCCAAAAGCGCCGTGTCACGCTGGCGCGGCTCTGGCTCTCTACGCGTCCCCTGTGGCTGTTGGATGAACCGTTCACGTCTCTCGACGCGGCGTCCACGAATGTGGTGACGCAGCGGCTGCTTGCTCATGTGCAACGTGGAGGACTGGCGGTCGTGGTCACGCACCAGGAGGTCGCGCTGCCCGCGGAGCGGCTGCAACGCCTGAGGCTGGCTGGATGA
- the ccmB gene encoding heme exporter protein CcmB, producing MNRSSMREAVSGIVKRDLLLAMRRRSDAAMSVFFLVIVVSLFPLGVGPEPAVLKVIGPGVLWVAALLACLLSLSRVFTADYLDGALEQMVLIPQPLAVLVAGKVFAHWVISGLPVVLLSPLLGLQFGLGGEPLGVLVLSLLLGTPTLSMIGAIGAALVLGVRGSGLLVALLVLPLYVPVLIFGAGAVTGSMAGVGGEANLSLLGACLVLSLFLAPWATAAAIRIALE from the coding sequence ATGAACCGCTCCAGCATGCGGGAGGCCGTCAGCGGCATCGTCAAGCGGGATCTCTTGCTCGCGATGCGGCGTCGTTCAGACGCGGCGATGTCGGTCTTCTTTCTCGTCATTGTGGTCAGTCTCTTTCCCCTGGGCGTCGGTCCGGAGCCGGCGGTGTTGAAGGTCATCGGGCCCGGCGTGTTGTGGGTCGCGGCCTTGTTGGCCTGTTTATTGTCGCTTTCACGCGTGTTTACGGCGGATTATCTGGATGGGGCCCTCGAGCAGATGGTGTTGATTCCCCAGCCCTTGGCGGTCCTGGTGGCTGGGAAGGTTTTCGCGCATTGGGTGATCTCCGGATTACCCGTGGTGCTGCTCTCGCCGCTCCTCGGCCTTCAATTCGGCTTGGGTGGAGAACCCCTGGGGGTGTTGGTGTTGTCGCTCTTGCTTGGGACGCCGACGTTGAGTATGATTGGTGCGATCGGCGCCGCGTTGGTCCTTGGCGTGCGGGGGAGTGGTCTACTGGTTGCCCTCCTGGTGCTTCCACTCTATGTTCCAGTGTTGATCTTTGGGGCCGGCGCCGTCACCGGCAGTATGGCTGGAGTCGGCGGCGAAGCAAATCTGTCGCTGCTTGGGGCCTGTCTCGTGCTCTCGCTCTTTCTGGCGCCCTGGGCTACTGCAGCGGCGATACGCATTGCGTTGGAATAG
- the ccmC gene encoding heme ABC transporter permease CcmC — protein sequence MNVNWSKYSAPQAFYPLAGRLIPWFAVAAVALMAIGLYIGFFVAPTDFQQGDSYRIIFVHVPAAWMSMFLYVVMAIWAGVGMGLNARLSFMMAQAIAPTGAMFTFLALLTGAMWGKPTWGAWWVWDARLTSELILLFQYAGVMLLRTSIDDMRRADRSSAVFSLVGVVNVPIIYFSVQWWNTLHQGASVSMSTGSKMAATMLTAMLLMTVAFWLYSIAVILARVRCIVVERDSLPVWDEKPAAIRDVVEAR from the coding sequence ATCAACGTGAATTGGTCGAAGTATTCGGCGCCACAAGCCTTTTATCCCCTGGCAGGACGCCTCATTCCATGGTTCGCCGTTGCGGCGGTTGCGCTGATGGCTATCGGCCTCTATATCGGGTTCTTCGTCGCGCCGACCGATTTTCAGCAAGGGGACTCGTATCGGATTATCTTTGTTCATGTTCCCGCCGCCTGGATGTCGATGTTTCTCTATGTGGTCATGGCGATCTGGGCCGGCGTCGGAATGGGACTCAACGCGCGCCTTTCCTTCATGATGGCTCAGGCGATCGCGCCCACCGGGGCCATGTTTACGTTCCTGGCGTTGCTGACCGGAGCGATGTGGGGAAAACCGACATGGGGTGCGTGGTGGGTCTGGGATGCCAGGCTGACCTCGGAGCTCATCCTCTTATTTCAGTATGCGGGGGTCATGCTCTTGCGGACGTCGATCGACGACATGCGTCGCGCCGACCGCTCGAGTGCGGTCTTTTCATTGGTCGGTGTGGTCAATGTGCCTATCATCTATTTTTCCGTGCAATGGTGGAACACCTTGCATCAAGGCGCCTCCGTCAGCATGTCGACGGGATCAAAGATGGCGGCGACGATGTTGACCGCCATGTTGCTCATGACGGTGGCTTTCTGGCTCTATAGCATCGCCGTCATTCTCGCCCGCGTGCGATGCATCGTCGTCGAGCGGGACTCGCTACCGGTCTGGGATGAGAAACCGGCGGCGATTCGGGACGTGGTGGAGGCTCGCTGA
- the ccmD gene encoding heme exporter protein CcmD, which produces MQWGSASEFFAMGGYGLYVWTSFIATALCMGWEVLALWRRRAAARAEQRAALLGDTDETTA; this is translated from the coding sequence ATGCAGTGGGGGAGCGCGTCGGAATTTTTTGCGATGGGCGGGTACGGGCTGTATGTGTGGACCTCGTTTATCGCCACGGCGCTCTGTATGGGGTGGGAAGTACTGGCTTTGTGGCGCCGACGAGCCGCGGCACGCGCCGAACAGCGTGCCGCGTTGTTAGGAGACACCGATGAAACCACGGCATAA